A genomic segment from Lutibacter sp. A80 encodes:
- a CDS encoding JAB domain-containing protein has protein sequence MGYGSDCYITQKMKEASKFMNITVIDRLIVSSFQSFYSFSDEGIL, from the coding sequence TTGGGGTATGGGTCTGACTGTTATATTACACAGAAAATGAAAGAAGCTTCAAAATTCATGAATATAACAGTTATTGATCGCCTGATTGTTTCAAGTTTTCAAAGTTTCTACAGTTTTTCAGATGAAGGAATCTTGTAA
- a CDS encoding restriction endonuclease subunit S, translated as MVVENNIQRYNKYKNSGVEWLGEIPEHWEALANKYIFNLKKNQVGKNSDKYALLSLTLKGIVIRNIENGGKFPAEFNTYQEVKKGDFVFCLFDVEETPRCVGLSNYEGMITGAYTVMEPNDDFDRSFLYYFYLNLDADKRMKPLYTGLRNTISKDNFFSFKTFVPPLKEQTAIAQFLDDKTTKIDDAIAIKEQQIALLKERKQILIHKAVTRGLDDSVTLKDSGVEWIGEIPEHWEVKRLKYFANIQGGFAFNSSDFKDEGIQIIKIANTYMNRLSLDRQPTFVDKSYLQSHKDWVVSKDDILMSLTGTLGKKDYGFAILIDDDTKYLLNQRVAKITAKHNFEPEYLVILLQSDSYLNQLYCLPAGTKQANLSNDNVVNIKMPIPPLNERVEISEFIASGSEKIETAISLKQQEIEKLKEYKSSLINSVVTGKVKVC; from the coding sequence ATGGTAGTAGAAAATAACATACAACGCTACAACAAGTATAAAAATTCTGGTGTAGAATGGTTGGGTGAAATTCCTGAGCATTGGGAAGCTTTGGCAAATAAATATATTTTCAATTTGAAGAAAAATCAAGTTGGAAAAAATTCAGACAAGTATGCTTTACTGTCATTAACTCTTAAAGGGATTGTAATTAGAAATATAGAAAACGGAGGGAAATTTCCAGCTGAATTTAACACCTATCAAGAAGTTAAAAAAGGAGATTTTGTTTTTTGTTTGTTTGATGTAGAAGAAACTCCTCGTTGTGTAGGTTTATCTAATTATGAAGGAATGATTACAGGTGCTTACACTGTAATGGAACCAAATGATGATTTTGATAGAAGTTTTTTATACTATTTCTATTTGAATTTAGATGCAGATAAGAGAATGAAACCTTTATATACGGGGTTAAGAAATACAATTTCTAAAGATAATTTCTTTTCTTTTAAAACGTTTGTTCCTCCCTTAAAAGAACAAACCGCCATAGCCCAATTTTTAGACGATAAAACCACCAAAATAGACGATGCTATTGCTATTAAAGAGCAACAAATAGCCTTGCTAAAAGAACGCAAACAAATTTTAATACACAAAGCGGTAACCCGTGGTTTAGATGATAGTGTTACTTTGAAAGATTCTGGTGTAGAGTGGATTGGGGAGATTCCTGAGCATTGGGAGGTGAAGCGATTGAAGTATTTTGCAAATATTCAAGGCGGTTTCGCTTTTAATTCTAGTGATTTTAAGGATGAGGGAATACAGATTATTAAAATAGCTAATACTTATATGAATCGTTTAAGTTTGGATAGACAACCAACCTTTGTTGATAAATCATATTTACAATCTCATAAGGATTGGGTTGTTTCTAAAGATGATATATTAATGTCTTTGACAGGAACTTTAGGTAAAAAGGATTATGGTTTTGCAATTTTGATTGATGATGATACTAAATATTTATTAAATCAAAGGGTTGCAAAGATTACTGCTAAACATAATTTTGAGCCAGAATATCTTGTAATTTTATTACAAAGTGATAGTTATCTGAATCAGTTGTATTGTTTACCAGCAGGAACAAAACAAGCAAATTTAAGTAATGATAATGTTGTTAATATAAAGATGCCTATACCACCTCTAAATGAAAGAGTTGAAATTTCAGAATTTATTGCAAGTGGCAGTGAAAAAATAGAAACCGCCATTAGCTTAAAACAACAAGAAATTGAGAAGTTAAAAGAGTATAAAAGCAGTTTAATAAATAGTGTGGTAACTGGTAAGGTAAAGGTGTGTTAG
- a CDS encoding TlpA disulfide reductase family protein, whose translation MKFKTVLIVLTLFAFLTSCKESVKEEKFDGYVISGIVKGIDNVYLKLTNTGSRGSKDFKVIDSVQITNGKFSFKGKVDNVDMVSIVIDSKYHGMFMLENSAINVSIDVSELNERNAYFTPVVSGSKSHDIYAAVEKKSSAIFELEKYKIIDELKDLFAKANKTNDQKDMDIATIRQKELMPLIEEANNAYKQIKYDFAKANPTSPVAVHVLGYQYTEGRMTKEQLKEFYHLFKGDATKTGFYKYHMTKVYKDNFENMGVGNTVPDFTLNSVNNKALTLSKIEGKYLLVDFWASWCVPCRASFPHLKELRKEYKKDGFTIVGIGTADEEGKWRKAIIKDQTPWIHLYDSSENHAYGAVAKKYGVPHLPTTFLIDSNQKIILRNPTKEKLDAKLKELFGH comes from the coding sequence ATGAAATTTAAAACTGTATTAATTGTATTAACTCTTTTTGCATTCTTAACATCGTGTAAAGAATCTGTAAAAGAAGAAAAATTTGATGGGTATGTTATTTCTGGAATCGTAAAAGGTATTGATAATGTTTATTTAAAACTTACAAACACGGGCTCAAGAGGTTCTAAGGATTTTAAAGTTATTGACAGTGTTCAAATAACCAATGGGAAATTTAGTTTTAAAGGAAAGGTTGATAATGTTGATATGGTTAGTATTGTAATTGATTCTAAATATCATGGAATGTTTATGCTCGAAAATAGCGCTATTAATGTTAGCATAGATGTAAGCGAGCTTAACGAAAGAAATGCGTATTTCACTCCAGTTGTTTCAGGTTCTAAAAGCCATGATATTTATGCAGCAGTTGAAAAAAAATCATCTGCAATTTTTGAGCTAGAAAAATACAAAATTATTGATGAACTTAAAGACTTATTTGCTAAAGCTAATAAAACAAACGATCAAAAAGATATGGATATAGCCACAATCAGACAAAAAGAGCTTATGCCATTAATTGAAGAAGCTAATAATGCTTATAAACAAATTAAATACGATTTTGCAAAAGCAAACCCAACTTCACCCGTAGCAGTTCATGTTTTAGGTTATCAATATACCGAAGGGAGAATGACCAAAGAACAATTAAAAGAATTTTACCACTTATTTAAAGGTGATGCTACCAAAACTGGATTTTATAAATATCATATGACAAAAGTGTATAAAGACAATTTTGAAAATATGGGAGTAGGTAATACAGTTCCAGATTTTACATTAAATTCTGTAAATAATAAGGCGCTCACATTATCAAAAATTGAAGGCAAGTATTTGTTAGTTGATTTTTGGGCATCTTGGTGTGTACCTTGTAGAGCATCCTTTCCTCATTTAAAAGAATTAAGAAAAGAATACAAAAAGGACGGTTTTACAATAGTAGGAATTGGAACCGCAGATGAAGAGGGAAAATGGAGAAAGGCTATTATAAAAGATCAAACTCCTTGGATTCATTTGTATGATTCTAGTGAAAACCATGCGTATGGTGCAGTAGCAAAAAAATATGGTGTACCACATTTACCAACTACATTTTTAATAGATAGTAATCAAAAAATAATTTTACGTAATCCAACTAAAGAAAAATTGGATGCTAAGCTTAAAGAATTATTTGGGCATTAA
- a CDS encoding TlpA disulfide reductase family protein, with amino-acid sequence MKIQFNLKLLQIVSLIVLFISTSCKEDVKHDGYYISGTANYPNNTQIKLIENLPGMLTGKVIDSTVITNGHFEFKGKVNHVDYVNISVDSKYKGSFFLENSKINIALNNNSFNPIITGSKMMDTYNEIQAKISEVYQQKKYDTIHKVSAEIGKAKQFGDKKLLDKALANLNKLTPLIEEQRQAVKNIKFNFIKANTSSPIAIHVLGYTFIEGSMSRPELKEYYHLFTGDAIKTFFYKEHMTKVYKNAFENLVIGSVVPDFTLNSLNNEKVTLSEIKSNYILIDFWASWCVPCRASFPHVKELRTKYIKDSFKIVGIATADVEEKLLKAIKEDNTPWIHVFDIAENHQYGEIAKKYGVPHLPTTFLIESKTLKIILRDPRKGELDTTLEKLLGN; translated from the coding sequence ATGAAAATTCAATTTAATCTTAAATTATTACAAATAGTAAGCTTAATTGTCTTATTTATTTCAACTAGTTGTAAAGAAGACGTTAAACACGATGGTTATTATATATCTGGTACTGCAAATTACCCTAATAATACACAAATTAAACTTATTGAAAATTTGCCTGGTATGTTAACAGGGAAAGTTATAGATAGTACGGTTATAACAAATGGCCATTTTGAATTTAAAGGAAAAGTTAACCACGTTGATTATGTTAATATTTCGGTAGATTCAAAATATAAGGGTAGTTTTTTCTTAGAAAATAGTAAAATTAATATAGCCCTAAATAATAACTCCTTCAATCCTATTATCACTGGTTCTAAAATGATGGATACTTATAATGAAATACAAGCAAAAATTTCAGAAGTATATCAACAAAAAAAATATGATACAATACATAAAGTGAGTGCCGAAATTGGAAAAGCTAAACAATTCGGTGATAAAAAACTATTAGATAAAGCTCTTGCCAATTTAAATAAACTTACGCCTTTAATAGAAGAACAAAGACAAGCAGTAAAGAATATTAAATTTAACTTTATTAAAGCTAATACAAGCTCTCCAATAGCAATCCATGTGTTAGGATACACTTTTATTGAAGGAAGTATGAGCAGACCAGAGTTAAAAGAATATTATCATTTATTCACAGGAGATGCTATTAAAACATTTTTTTATAAAGAGCATATGACAAAAGTCTATAAAAATGCTTTTGAAAATCTAGTTATTGGAAGCGTAGTTCCAGATTTTACATTAAATTCTTTAAACAATGAAAAAGTTACGCTTTCAGAAATAAAATCGAACTACATATTAATTGATTTTTGGGCTTCTTGGTGTGTGCCATGCAGGGCATCTTTTCCTCACGTAAAAGAATTAAGAACAAAATATATAAAAGATAGTTTTAAAATAGTAGGTATTGCAACCGCTGATGTTGAAGAAAAATTGCTAAAAGCCATTAAAGAAGATAATACTCCTTGGATTCACGTATTCGACATTGCTGAAAATCATCAATATGGTGAAATTGCCAAAAAATATGGTGTCCCTCACCTACCAACAACATTTTTAATTGAATCAAAAACTTTAAAAATTATTCTTAGAGATCCGCGAAAAGGAGAATTGGATACTACATTAGAAAAATTACTAGGAAATTAA
- a CDS encoding TlpA disulfide reductase family protein gives MKFKSVLLVLTFFAFLTSCKESEKKIEQVVVNSNEFKVFGTLQGIDVPYMFIDYTGENGDRVWDTLYVKNEYFSYTTELKNTKRIAIWPLLARPRKDGEGVKGGYFEFLAHPGDTIEFKGNVTETFNAIPTGTSLCNDLNTYNKSIEPINKQSAEMFKRATKYKPTNPKFKQTFDSIKEIGEKITKIQADFIKNNPTSEVAAFYLSNMVQSKSIENNEALALLNNFDEKLAMSPFYINVATRLKGSEATKAGNIVPELITKRTLDGSEFDLKSLRGKYVLIDFWGTWCGPCVSEMPKVKKYQEKYKDKLVIVGIDSGDTKERIVEFITSKGYNWTQLMSHKGLIADDFVSKFNVNGFPTKFIIDPEGIIVGKYVGGSEEAFQLLDELLNI, from the coding sequence ATGAAATTTAAATCCGTATTACTTGTATTAACCTTTTTCGCATTTTTAACTTCGTGCAAAGAATCCGAAAAGAAAATAGAACAAGTTGTTGTTAATTCAAATGAATTTAAAGTTTTTGGTACCCTACAAGGAATTGATGTACCATATATGTTTATAGATTATACGGGAGAAAATGGAGATAGAGTTTGGGATACACTTTATGTAAAAAATGAATATTTCTCATATACTACTGAACTAAAAAACACAAAACGTATTGCTATTTGGCCATTACTTGCCAGACCAAGAAAAGATGGTGAAGGTGTAAAAGGTGGATATTTTGAGTTTTTAGCACACCCAGGAGATACAATCGAATTTAAGGGAAATGTTACGGAAACCTTTAATGCTATTCCAACAGGAACCAGTTTGTGTAATGATTTAAATACTTATAATAAAAGTATAGAACCAATAAATAAGCAAAGTGCCGAGATGTTTAAAAGGGCTACGAAATATAAGCCAACAAATCCAAAGTTTAAACAAACATTCGATTCTATTAAAGAAATAGGTGAAAAAATCACAAAAATTCAAGCGGATTTTATAAAAAACAATCCAACATCTGAAGTTGCTGCATTCTATTTATCTAATATGGTTCAAAGTAAAAGTATAGAAAATAATGAAGCACTTGCTCTTTTAAATAATTTTGATGAGAAATTAGCCATGAGCCCTTTTTATATAAATGTTGCAACACGTTTAAAAGGATCCGAAGCAACAAAGGCTGGAAATATAGTTCCAGAGTTAATTACCAAAAGAACTCTTGATGGAAGTGAGTTTGATTTAAAATCATTAAGAGGCAAATATGTTTTAATTGATTTTTGGGGAACTTGGTGTGGGCCTTGTGTTAGTGAAATGCCAAAAGTAAAGAAATATCAAGAAAAATATAAAGATAAGCTGGTAATTGTTGGGATTGACAGTGGAGACACTAAGGAAAGAATTGTTGAATTCATTACATCTAAAGGTTATAATTGGACTCAATTAATGTCACATAAAGGACTGATTGCCGATGATTTTGTCTCTAAATTTAATGTTAATGGATTTCCAACAAAGTTTATAATTGATCCTGAAGGAATAATTGTTGGAAAATACGTTGGTGGCAGTGAAGAAGCTTTTCAATTATTAGATGAATTATTAAATATATAA
- a CDS encoding TlpA disulfide reductase family protein yields the protein MQKLFTTILLIAFSIASSELQANNKQELQQDGYIISGTIKGLDNGWIKLREYVGGGHRKTKVLDSAKIVNGLFKFQGNVEFPDMVSLEINNKEGQFFLENGTININIDWSSLILTDKQFIPTVTGSKSDKEYRRIKSELQEIINDSSYNKKIESIITKFDKVRESENAEAKKEAKILREKLMLVYTARSDDYYKSIYNYINNNPESPVLVYVLGHLYSENSMSKDDLKKYYTIFKGDATKTVFFKEHISKIYNNIFKNLSIGKKVPNFTLNTQNGKPFTLTDAKGKYHLIDFWASWCGPCRASFPHLKELYAKYNNDGFEVIGVGTADHEEKWKKAIEQDKTPWIHVFDDSGEKDNPRYGFVAEDYGVAFLPTTFFVDENNVIILRNPSKEELDTKLKELFGH from the coding sequence ATGCAAAAATTATTTACAACAATATTACTTATAGCTTTTAGTATTGCAAGTAGTGAATTACAAGCAAATAATAAACAAGAACTACAACAAGATGGTTATATAATATCTGGAACCATAAAAGGACTAGATAATGGATGGATTAAACTTCGTGAATATGTTGGTGGAGGCCATCGTAAAACTAAAGTTTTAGACAGTGCTAAAATTGTGAATGGCTTGTTTAAATTTCAAGGTAATGTTGAATTTCCTGATATGGTAAGTCTGGAAATTAATAATAAAGAAGGTCAATTTTTTCTTGAAAATGGCACTATTAACATTAATATAGATTGGTCTTCATTAATATTAACAGATAAACAATTTATTCCTACCGTAACTGGATCTAAATCAGATAAAGAATATAGAAGAATAAAGTCGGAATTACAGGAAATTATTAATGATTCTAGTTATAATAAAAAAATAGAATCTATTATAACGAAGTTTGATAAGGTTAGAGAAAGTGAAAATGCTGAAGCTAAAAAAGAGGCTAAAATTTTACGTGAAAAATTAATGTTAGTTTATACAGCACGGTCTGATGATTATTATAAATCAATATACAATTATATAAATAACAACCCAGAATCACCTGTTTTAGTATATGTTTTGGGGCATTTATATTCAGAAAACTCAATGAGTAAAGATGATTTAAAGAAATATTATACCATTTTTAAAGGTGACGCTACAAAAACAGTTTTTTTCAAAGAACATATTTCTAAAATTTATAACAATATATTCAAAAATTTATCCATAGGTAAAAAGGTTCCAAACTTTACTTTAAACACTCAAAACGGAAAGCCATTTACTTTAACTGACGCAAAGGGTAAATATCATTTAATTGATTTCTGGGCAAGTTGGTGTGGACCTTGTAGAGCTTCATTTCCTCACTTAAAAGAATTGTATGCAAAATATAATAATGATGGCTTTGAAGTTATTGGTGTAGGAACAGCTGACCACGAAGAAAAATGGAAAAAAGCAATTGAACAAGATAAAACTCCTTGGATTCATGTTTTTGATGATTCTGGTGAAAAGGATAATCCTAGATACGGTTTTGTTGCTGAAGATTATGGAGTAGCATTTTTACCAACAACTTTTTTTGTAGATGAGAATAACGTGATAATCCTTAGAAATCCTAGTAAAGAAGAACTAGACACTAAATTAAAAGAATTATTTGGGCATTAA
- a CDS encoding protein-disulfide reductase DsbD domain-containing protein, with protein sequence MFKHIVTVVAFLVATYVVQSQETTIKLDAPNHMNPVSVGAIIIDGDLPGEKTVLIKTDIMNGYHIYAYVPSGEAYINSELGIDVIKGVELVGEWEKSAPQTYPGKNHLLIYKNESTFKHKIQVGKEVTKGTKIKCWIYYQCCDARICFPPKKKEIELTL encoded by the coding sequence ATGTTTAAACACATAGTTACCGTTGTCGCTTTTTTAGTAGCTACATATGTTGTTCAATCACAAGAAACAACTATTAAGCTAGATGCACCAAACCATATGAACCCAGTGAGTGTTGGTGCCATAATTATTGATGGTGACCTACCAGGAGAAAAAACGGTTTTAATTAAAACCGATATTATGAATGGTTACCATATTTATGCTTATGTACCTAGCGGAGAAGCATATATAAACTCCGAACTTGGAATAGATGTTATTAAAGGAGTTGAATTAGTTGGTGAATGGGAAAAATCAGCTCCACAAACGTATCCTGGAAAAAACCATCTTTTAATATATAAAAATGAAAGCACTTTTAAACATAAAATACAAGTTGGGAAAGAAGTAACAAAGGGTACAAAAATTAAATGCTGGATATACTACCAATGTTGTGATGCCAGAATTTGTTTTCCTCCCAAAAAGAAAGAAATTGAATTAACCTTATAA
- a CDS encoding TlpA disulfide reductase family protein, whose translation MKNITHTILPLLVFIGIAFSCKEEVKEKKQEGYVVTGSVKGLQEATIKLYEFNFADRGAAPKVIDSVQMTNGTFEFKGKIEHPDRVSIWLGKKFNSEFFLENSIISLNFDTAESDRGRLIAKVSGSELGEIYDEQQNKIDSIMNQPKFLVLKEIRTKMTKAYNSKDDAKIKAFKEWRAQYSDLEDERIKEQKTFKIQYAKNNPESPVAPWVLGFQFSESRMSKEEMKEIYPIFKGAAKQTAMFKYYEKTYDDIFNSLGEGSTAPDFKLNDVNGNEIALSKVTAKYKLVDFWASWCVPCRASFPHLKELYKKYKKDGFEVVGIGTADEEAKWRQAIEKDQITWIHLYDPSANHQWGVVARLYGVPFLPTTFLMDENEKIILRNPSKEQLDVKLKELFGH comes from the coding sequence ATGAAAAACATTACACACACAATACTTCCACTATTAGTTTTTATAGGAATAGCATTTTCTTGTAAGGAAGAAGTAAAAGAAAAAAAACAAGAAGGTTATGTAGTAACCGGAAGCGTAAAAGGACTACAAGAAGCTACTATTAAATTGTATGAATTTAATTTTGCAGATAGAGGTGCTGCTCCAAAGGTTATTGACAGCGTTCAAATGACAAATGGTACGTTTGAGTTTAAAGGAAAAATAGAACATCCAGACCGAGTTTCAATTTGGTTGGGAAAAAAATTTAACAGTGAGTTCTTTTTAGAAAATAGTATCATCTCTTTAAATTTCGATACAGCTGAATCAGATCGTGGTCGCCTTATAGCAAAGGTTTCAGGTTCGGAATTAGGCGAAATTTATGATGAACAACAAAATAAAATTGATAGCATCATGAATCAGCCGAAGTTCCTTGTTTTAAAAGAAATTAGGACAAAAATGACAAAGGCTTATAATTCTAAGGATGATGCAAAAATTAAAGCATTTAAGGAGTGGAGAGCTCAGTATAGCGATTTAGAAGATGAACGAATAAAAGAACAAAAAACATTTAAAATTCAGTACGCAAAAAATAATCCGGAATCACCCGTTGCACCTTGGGTTTTAGGTTTTCAATTTAGTGAAAGTCGAATGTCTAAAGAGGAAATGAAGGAAATATATCCAATTTTTAAAGGTGCGGCTAAACAAACAGCAATGTTTAAATATTACGAAAAAACGTACGATGATATTTTTAATAGTTTAGGAGAAGGTTCAACTGCACCAGATTTTAAACTGAATGATGTAAATGGTAATGAAATAGCGCTTTCCAAAGTAACTGCAAAATACAAATTAGTTGATTTTTGGGCAAGTTGGTGTGTACCCTGTAGAGCCTCTTTCCCACATTTAAAAGAATTGTATAAAAAATACAAAAAAGATGGTTTTGAAGTTGTAGGAATTGGAACAGCCGATGAGGAAGCGAAATGGAGACAAGCAATAGAAAAAGATCAAATTACTTGGATACATTTATACGATCCAAGTGCAAACCATCAATGGGGTGTTGTAGCCAGATTATATGGAGTTCCATTTTTACCAACTACATTTTTAATGGATGAAAATGAAAAAATAATTCTTAGGAATCCATCAAAAGAACAATTAGACGTTAAGTTAAAAGAACTATTTGGCCATTAA
- a CDS encoding class I SAM-dependent DNA methyltransferase codes for MNTQSHNKLVSFIWSIADDCLRDVYSRGKYRDVILPMVVLRRLDALLEPTKDAVMEELIFQRDEAKFTEWDEGGLREASGYVFYNTSKWTLQRLHNTATNNQQILQANFEEYLDGFSFNVKEIIQKFNLKGQVNKMASNDILLDVLEKFTSPNINLTPFEKPDPDGRKLPPLSNLGMGYVFEELIRKFNEENNEEAGEHFTPREVIDLMTHIVFDPIKNNLPPVMTIYDPACGSGGMLTEAQNFIKDEEGEIKATGDVYLYGKEINEETYAICKSDMMIKGNDPDNIRVGSTLSTDEFAGQSFDFMLSNPPYGKSWSKELKYIKDGKDVIDPRFKIQLKDYWGVEKEEDATPRSSDGQLLFLMEMVNKIKPLNQSPKGSRIASVHNGSSLFTGDAGGGESNIRRYIIENDLLEAIIQMPNNLFYNTGITTYIWLLSNNKAANRKGKVQLIDAGQLYRKLRKNLGNKNCEFAPKHITKIVNTYAKMQAIESSGEHSIASQIFDNEDFGYYKVSIERPKRLKAQFSEERIEILRFDKAIKEPMQWAFETYGEKVYTNIVAYKEEIENWCEKNELNLTAANKKKLLKQETWKKHLNLVTEATALMETIGIKEYNDFNIFKKLVDKQLKTSKSKVGASEKKAILNAVSWYSPDAEKVVKSTTKITGDKLTKLLSHLSCEEKDLPNFGYFPTVIARREATKQSANKGMYTTYETESDLRDTENVPLKDNIQAYFLREVKPHVSEAWINLDATKIGYEISFNKYFYKHTPLRSIEEVTADIVGLEEKSDGLIAEILNLV; via the coding sequence ATGAACACCCAATCACACAACAAACTTGTATCCTTTATTTGGTCTATTGCAGACGATTGTTTAAGAGATGTTTACAGCCGTGGAAAATACAGAGATGTAATATTACCAATGGTGGTGTTGCGTAGATTAGATGCGCTGTTAGAGCCAACCAAAGATGCAGTAATGGAAGAATTAATATTCCAACGTGATGAAGCAAAATTTACGGAATGGGATGAAGGTGGGTTAAGAGAAGCTTCTGGATATGTTTTTTACAATACCAGTAAATGGACTTTACAACGCTTACACAATACGGCAACCAACAACCAACAAATATTACAAGCTAATTTTGAAGAATATTTAGACGGTTTTAGTTTCAATGTAAAAGAAATCATTCAAAAATTCAATTTAAAAGGTCAGGTAAACAAAATGGCTTCTAATGATATTTTATTGGATGTTTTGGAAAAATTTACGTCGCCAAATATCAACTTAACACCATTTGAAAAACCAGATCCCGATGGTAGAAAATTACCGCCGCTTTCTAATTTAGGAATGGGGTATGTTTTTGAAGAATTAATTAGAAAATTTAACGAAGAAAACAACGAAGAAGCTGGTGAGCACTTTACACCACGTGAAGTAATTGATTTAATGACACATATTGTGTTTGATCCTATTAAAAATAATTTACCACCAGTAATGACTATTTATGATCCTGCTTGTGGTTCTGGAGGAATGCTCACCGAAGCACAAAATTTTATTAAAGATGAAGAAGGAGAAATAAAAGCAACAGGCGATGTGTATTTGTATGGTAAAGAAATAAACGAAGAAACCTATGCCATTTGCAAAAGTGATATGATGATTAAAGGAAACGATCCCGACAATATTAGAGTGGGTTCTACCTTATCTACCGATGAATTTGCAGGGCAATCATTTGACTTTATGCTGTCAAATCCTCCCTACGGAAAATCTTGGTCAAAAGAATTAAAATATATTAAAGATGGTAAGGATGTAATAGATCCTCGTTTTAAAATTCAACTCAAAGATTATTGGGGTGTTGAAAAGGAAGAAGATGCTACACCACGTTCTAGTGATGGGCAATTACTGTTTTTAATGGAAATGGTGAATAAAATAAAACCATTAAACCAAAGCCCAAAAGGTTCTCGTATTGCATCGGTACACAACGGTTCTAGTTTGTTTACAGGTGATGCTGGCGGTGGAGAAAGCAACATTAGACGCTATATTATTGAAAACGATTTGTTAGAAGCCATTATTCAAATGCCAAATAACTTGTTTTATAACACAGGTATTACTACGTACATTTGGTTATTAAGTAATAACAAAGCGGCAAACCGAAAAGGAAAAGTACAATTAATTGATGCCGGACAATTATACCGTAAACTTCGTAAAAATTTAGGAAATAAAAACTGTGAATTTGCGCCAAAGCATATTACTAAAATTGTAAATACGTATGCAAAAATGCAAGCTATTGAAAGTTCGGGTGAACATAGTATTGCATCACAAATTTTTGATAATGAAGATTTTGGGTATTACAAAGTAAGCATAGAACGTCCAAAACGATTAAAAGCACAATTTTCTGAAGAACGCATTGAAATTTTGCGTTTTGACAAAGCAATTAAAGAGCCAATGCAGTGGGCTTTTGAAACCTATGGCGAAAAGGTATATACCAACATTGTAGCTTATAAAGAGGAGATAGAAAACTGGTGCGAAAAAAATGAGTTGAATCTAACAGCAGCTAATAAAAAGAAACTGTTAAAACAAGAAACTTGGAAAAAGCATTTAAACTTAGTTACCGAAGCTACAGCCTTAATGGAAACTATTGGAATTAAAGAATATAACGATTTTAATATATTTAAGAAGTTAGTTGACAAGCAATTAAAAACTTCAAAATCTAAAGTAGGTGCAAGTGAAAAGAAAGCCATTTTAAATGCGGTAAGTTGGTACAGTCCAGATGCTGAAAAAGTAGTTAAAAGCACTACAAAAATTACAGGTGATAAACTAACAAAACTCTTATCACATTTAAGCTGTGAAGAAAAAGATTTACCAAACTTTGGATATTTCCCAACCGTCATTGCGAGGCGCGAAGCAACGAAGCAATCTGCCAATAAAGGAATGTACACCACCTACGAAACTGAAAGCGACCTACGAGACACTGAAAACGTACCACTAAAAGACAATATACAAGCTTATTTTTTACGAGAAGTAAAACCACACGTATCAGAAGCTTGGATAAATCTAGACGCTACCAAAATTGGCTACGAAATTAGCTTCAACAAATACTTTTATAAACACACACCTTTACGAAGTATTGAAGAAGTAACAGCAGATATTGTAGGTTTAGAAGAAAAAAGCGATGGTTTAATTGCGGAAATTTTAAACTTGGTATAA